In Colletotrichum higginsianum IMI 349063 chromosome 3, whole genome shotgun sequence, a genomic segment contains:
- a CDS encoding mRNA splicing protein, which produces MSERKVLQKYYPPDFDPASLTRKRGPKQTGPKVQTVRIMAPFSMKCTTCGEYIYKGRKFNSRKETNPNERYLAIQIHRFHIKCTRCSAEIIFRTDPKIADYAVVKGALRNMEPWRNKEGEKESVDERLDRLEREEAEAAGEEEKNAMADLESKNEDARREMAAADALDEIRQRNARIQRSEKDGVDFSEYVVRPEDEERTRLEREDEEAARRAFAAARERASLMDLGEEIIDDEVEESFSGEAASSSSSSLSAVAASPRSGNGPETAEARAVRDTSMMPPPPPPAKRVVKKKKDYSAALGIKKKPSLV; this is translated from the exons ATGTCCGAACGCAAAGTGCTCCAGAAATACTACCCTCCAGATTTCGATCCAGCGTCCCTCACGCGCAAGCGCGGACCGAAGCAGACCGGCCCCAAGGTCCAAACCGTCAGAATTATGGCCCCGTTCTCGATGAAGTGCACTACATGTGGAGAG TACATATACAAAGGAAGAAAATTCAACAGCAGAAAGGAAACAAATCCCAACGAGCGATACTTGGCCATTCAGATACACCGATTCCATATTAAATGTACCCGATGTTCAGCAGAGATCATATTCAGGACAGACCCCAAGATCGCCGACTATGCCGTGGTCAAGGGTGCGCTGCGCAACATGGAACCTTGGCGCAacaaggagggagagaaggagagcgTCGACGAGAGGCTGGACCGGCTGgagcgcgaggaggccgaagctgccggcgaagaagagaagaacgCGATGGCGGACCTGGAATCAAAGAACGAAGACGCGAGGCGGGAGATGGCGGCAGCGGATGCGCTTGACGAGATTCGCCAGCGCAACGCGCGCATCCAGCGGTCAGAaaaggacggcgtcgacttCTCCGAGTATGTCGTCCggcccgaggacgaggagaggaCGAGATTGGAGagggaggatgaggaggctgCGAGGAGGGCATTCGCTGCTGCGCGGGAGAGGGCTTCTCTCATGGACCTTGGGGAGGAGATTATCGATGACGAAGTTGAGGAAAGCTTCAGTGGAGAagcggcatcatcatcatcttcctccttATCAGCCGTAGCGGCGTCACCAAGGTCAGGAAACGGGCCCGAGACCGCGGAGGCGAGGGCCGTGAGGGATACTtcgatgatgccgccgccaccgccccCCGCCAAGCGGgtggtgaagaagaagaaggattACTCTGCCGCGCTTGGCATCAAGAAGAAGCCATCACTGGTGTAA
- a CDS encoding Spc97/Spc98 family protein, whose protein sequence is MAFAAKLGALTDELVEVITSTPDKKISQERFNLLRESSLRSLRYHSFLRTNQFDVESQLVGLEERFRVHHREGLADAFRDRLDAFSRFRTKWHPDILHFILELADRPTQKTRLSDLQLLKESEEDKQPPLRWEDIAKEDGWHEDAEIWRSIDYSDNSGDEYGDPQAEISSESDETSLSTLDTSLGREPEDFEISSSDEVALKEVFDSQAWRAETNKTASTRQHKVPITEFQATREALFMLQGLPTTLFQKDGVPDPAYQISSVAWDTYKALVTCFAESGRQLFQLRSFSKRPQTAPLFQVFRDNVIASLQSFDKSISSVQERLVVARRDTVVSMAAILEELRPQLEPLMSLSEIVRQLYDPANGGAFRFLELIYDEIAIAQLAGRDTTYEFLGRIFFNCFQVYLRPIRLWMLEGQLMPGDKVFFVSESSTQVPLRQVWTEQFKLRRTSDGVLHAPSFLQPSVGKVFTAGKSIVVLRHLGKFESLRELWDEQEPPLTFDTVCPLGLELAPFPELFTSSFNLWMQSKYHATSETLKQALFDSCGLEANIEALQQLYLMADGAAADEFCKGLFARLDALRPDWHDRYSLSGLAQEAFSLRVDTTRLFVTVRLEGQKKPVVAARDLIRTALPEVLLQYRLPWPVQLVVTEDTITQYQAVFTLLMQIRRAMSLIQRTRILDELAYRRDIWGSRALYYLLRSKLMWFCNCIQTYLATLVLAPYTENLRQSLRQAYDVDAMIGLHATFMRQVVDAACLGRKLDPIRGGILDILDLAARLEDAQSASVAEEAEEAQELSRLSIMSSPMKASPRRRKPAVYAEDSDDDRAGSFGGRAKRGAINAGKGYHQCLREIKTDFERHLRFICGGLRGVARASGDEAAVKWDLLAEMLEVGVKEGA, encoded by the exons ATGGCGTTTGCTGCAAAGCTCGGTGCCTTGaccgacgagctcgtcgaggtcatCACATCGACACCAGACAAG AAAATCAGCCAGGAGAGATTCAATTTGTTGCGCGAGTCTTCTCTCCGTAGCTTGAGATACCACAGCTTCTTACGCACCAACCAGTTCGATGTCGAGAGCCAGCTCGTTGGCCTGGAGGAGCGCTTTCGGGTCCACCATCGCGAAGGCTTGGCGGACGCCTTCAGGGATCGTCTCGATGCCTTTTCACGGTTTCGAACAAAGTGGCACCCCGATATCCTACACTTCATTCTGGAACTGGCCGACCGGCCAACTCAGAAGACACGACTGAGCGACCTACAGCTCCTGAAAGAATCGGAAGAAGACAAACAGCCACCGCTCAGATGGGAAGATATCGCGAAGGAGGATGGGTGGCACGAGGACGCCGAAATTTGGAGGTCCATCGATTACAGCGATAACTCTGGCGACGAATACGGCGACCCCCAGGCGGAGATATCAAGCGAATCCGACGAAACCTCGCTTTCAACCCTCGATACCTCGCTCGGCAGAGAGCCAGAAGACTTTGAAATATCCTCTTCTGACGAAGTCGCCCTCAAAGAGGTCTTCGACAGCCAGGCTTGGAGAGCCGAAACAAATAAGACAGCTTCAACCCGACAGCACAAGGTGCCCATCACCGAGTTCCAAGCGACAAGAGAAGCCCTATTCATGCTCCAAGGCCTCCCGACAACACTATTTCAGAAGGACGGAGTTCCCGATCCGGCGTACCAGATTTCAAGTGTCGCATGGGATACCTACAAAGCTCTGGTAACTTGCTTTGCTGAGAGCGGACGTCAGCTGTTTCAGCTACGCTCATTTTCGAAGAGACCGCAGACGGCGCCTCTCTTCCAAGTCTTCCGTGACAACGTTATCGCCAGCTTGCAATCGTTTGACAAGAGTATCTCAAGTGTTCAGGAGCGACTGGTAGTGGCGCGCCGAGATACGGTTGTCAGCATGGCGGCAATATTGGAGGAACTTAGGCCGCAGTTGGAGCCTCTGATGTCTCTGTCTGAGATTGTACGGCAGCTCTACGATCCCGCGAATGGCGGAGCGTTTCGCTTTTTGGAGCTTATCTACGACGAGATCGCCATCGCCCAGCTCGCGGGACGAGATACAACATACGAATTCCTTGGGAGGATTTTCTTTAACTGCTTTCAAGTGTATCTTCGACCGATCCGACTCTGGATGTTAGAGGGGCAACTAATGCCGGGAGATAAGGTCTTTTTCGTGTCAGAATCATCAACACAAGTGCCGCTTCGTCAGGTCTGGACAGAACAGTTCAAGCTGAGGAGAACATCGGACGGTGTACTTCATGCTCCCAGTTTTCTACAACCGAGTGTTGGGAAAGTTTTCACGGCCGGAAAGAGCATCGTCGTTCTCAGGCATCTTGGCAAGTTCGAATCTCTTCGGGAGCTTTGGGATGAGCAGGAGCCCCCTCTTACATTCGACACCGTCTGTCCTCTTGGGCTAGAACTTGCGCCCTTTCCCGAGCTGTTCACCTCATCTTTCAATCTTTGGATGCAAAGCAAGTACCATGCGACTTCCGAAACACTCAAGCAGGCACTGTTTGACTCTTGTGGACTGGAGGCGAATATTGAAGCATTGCAACAGCTCTACTTGATGGCTGAtggagcggcggcggacgaatTCTGCAAAGGTTTATTCGCTCGGCTGGACGCCCTTCGTCCCGATTGGCATGACCGATATTCGCTGAGTGGGTTGGCGCAGGAGGCTTTCTCCCTACGCGTTGATACCACTCGGCTCTTCGTCACTGTCCGGCTGGAGGGTCAAAAGAAGCCTGTGGTGGCTGCTCGCGATTTAATCCGGACAGCCCTGCCGGAAGTTCTCTTACAGTACCGTCTGCCGTGGCCGGTTCAGCTCGTTGTGACTGAGGACACAATCACTCAATATCAGGCCGTCTTTACACTGCTGATGCAAATCAGGCGCGCCATGAGTCTTATTCAACGCACCCGAATACTTGACGAGCTGGCCTACCGCAGAGATATTTGGGGCAGCCGAGCGCTCTACTACCTCCTTCGCTCCAAGTTAATGTGGTTCTGCAACTGCATCCAGACCTACCTGGCAACATTGGTGCTGGCCCCTTACACGGAAAACCTACGACAGAGTCTGCGGCAAGCCTATGACGTGGATGCCATGATCGGTCTCCATGCCACGTTCATGAGGCAAGTTGTCGACGCAGCTTGTCTGGGCAGGAAGCTGGACCCCATTAGGGGTGGCATACTAGACATCTTGGACTTGGCCGCGAGGCTAGAAGATGCTCAGAGCGCTagcgtcgccgaggaggcagAGGAAGCACAGGAGCTGTCCCGGCTTTCCATCATGTCCTCGCCGATGAAAGCGAGCCCCCGCCGGCGAAAACCGGCCGTCTACGCCGAGGACAGTGACGATGACAGGGCGGGAAGTTTCGGAGGCAGGGCCAAAAGGGGCGCGATCAATGCAGGCAAGGGCTACCACCAGTGTCTACGGGAGATTAAGACAGACTTCGAGAGGCACTTGAGGTTCATATGCGGGGGCCTCCGAGGGGTTGCTAGGGCttcgggcgacgaggcggccgtgAAATGGGACCTCCTGGCCGAAATGCTGGAAGTGGGCGTCAAGGAGGGTGCTTGA
- a CDS encoding Glycolipid 2-alpha-mannosyltransferase: MAVARPVRALALAAVMLWCFFLYQIFGPERPISQKPVRYDNGRDPNLDPTGEPQGILTYASDDKYAPDAKDSARINATLLALVRNEELDGMIQSMVDLERTWNHKFNYPWTFFNEVPFTDEFKRRTQAATKAECRYELIPKEHWEMPSWINKDLYEESVKILKENDIQYADKVSYHSMCRWNSGMFYRHPALQHTKYYWRVEPKVHFFCDIDYDVFRYMQDNNKTYGFTINLYDAPMSIPTLWPETVKFLAQHPEYLHENNAMDWLTDKTGRPENNVNAHGYSTCHFWSNFEIADIDFWRSQAYEDYFQHLDRAGGFFYERWGDAPVHSIALGLFEDKSKIHWFRDIGYQHIPFFNCPNSNKCKGCVTGRFTDGEAWLHKDDCRPNWFKYVGMD; encoded by the exons ATGGCGGTCGCTCGGCCAGTCCGGGCTCTAGCCTTAGCGGCTGTGATGCTTTGGTGCTTCTTTTTGTACCAAATTTTTGGCCCCGAGAGGCCGATAAGCCAGAAGCCAGTGCGCTATGACAATGGACGGGATCCCAACCTCGATC CCACCGGCGAGCCTCAAGGTATTCTAACGTACGCCTCCGACGACAAGTACGCTCCTGATGCCAAGGACTCTGCGCGCATCAACGCGACTCTGCTTGCACTCGTCAGGAACGAGGAGTTGGATGGAATGATTCAGTCGatggtcgacctcgagcggACCTGGAACCACAAGTTCAACTATCCCTGGACATTCTTCAATGAGGTGCCTTTCACCGACGAGTTCAAGCGAAGGACCCAGGCTGCCACCAAGGCCGAATGTAGATACG AGCTAATCCCCAAGGAACACTGGGAGATGCCGTCATGGATCAACAAGGATCTTTACGAGGAATCCGTCAAGATCCTCAAAGAAAACGACATTCAATACGCCGACAAGGTCTCGTACCACTCAATGTGCCGCTGGAACAGTGGAATGTTTTACAGACACCCGGCCTTGCAGCACACCAAATACTACTGGCGCGTTGAGCCCAAGGTTCACTTCTTCTGTGACATCGATTACGACGTCTTCCGATACATGCAAGACAACAACAAGACGTACGGGTTTACCATTAACCTGTACGATGCACCCATGTCGATCCCGACGCTGTGGCCCGAGACGGTCAAGTTCCTTGCACAACACCCCGAGTACCTACACGAGAATAACGCAATGGACTGGCTCACCGACAAGACTGGTCGACCTGAGAACAACGTCAACGCACACGGCTACTCGACCTGCCACTTCTGGAGCAACTTTGAGATCGCTGACATTGACTTTTGGCGCAGCCAGGCGTACGAGGACTACTTCCAACACCTGGACCGCGCTGGAGGTTTCTTCTACGAGAGATGGGGCGATGCTCCCGTTCACAGCATTGCTCTGGGTCTGTTCGAGGATAAGTCCAAGATTCATTG GTTCCGTGATATCGGATACCAGCACATCCCGTTTTTCAACTGCCCCAACTCGAACAAGTGCAAGGGCTGCGTGACCGGCCGCTTTACTGACGGTGAGGCTTGGCTGCACAAAGACGACTGCCGCCCGAATTGGTTCAAATACGTCGGCATGGACTAA
- a CDS encoding WD repeat domain-containing protein, whose translation MSFPDKPVAHLLGSNGPVHAVTYSASSGTYILTGSADRSIRLYNPASHDQPARYGATITNKKPGAPPTVPEGRLIQTYAAHGYEVLDLSVSSDNERFASAGGDRAVFLWDVATAKTTRRFGGNAHGHTARVNCVSFAGDGDSLVVSAGFDTSVRVWDAKSSSAKPVQVLDEAKDAVTALAVRGAEIVAGSVDGRVRSYDVRMGRCVTDVIGASVTSLRLTRDGKAMLLGSLDSKIRLMDRENGACLKTYADGAWRNEELRVQAVLGGKEKYVIAGDELTAGTGPAGLNGDGKIWAWDLLTGKLIATVRVPSPEGFEPKKKMLGKDGKEKERSNVVSCIAWRDDGWGDQFCVGGTSGVATVFGSF comes from the exons ATGTCATTTCCTGACAAGCCGGTCGCTCACCTGCTGGGCTCGAATG GACCTGTCCACGCCGTCACGTACTCTGCCTCCTCCGGCACCTACATCCTCACCGGCTCAGCAGACCGCAGCATCAGACTCTACAACCCGGCGTCCCACGACCAACCCGCGCGCTACGGCGCAACCATCACCAATAAGAAACCAGGAGCCCCGCCGACGGTCCCTGAAGGCCGCCTCATCCAGACCTACGCCGCTCACGGCTACGAGGTCCTTGACCTCTCCGTCTCGTCGGACAACGAGCGCttcgcctccgccggcggcgaccgcgccgtcttcctctgGGACGTCGCGACGGCCAAGACGACGCGCCGCTTCGGCGGCAACGCGCACGGCCACACGGCGCGCGTCAACTGCGTCTCCTttgccggcgacggcgactcGCTCGTCGTCTCGGCGGGCTTCGACACGAGTGTGCGCGTATGGGATGCCAAgtccagctcggccaagcccgtgcaggtcctcgacgaggccaaggacgccgtcacggccCTCGCGGTACGCGGTGCCGAGATCGTCGCGGGCAGTGTGGACGGCAGAGTGAGGAGCTACGACGTGCGCATGGGACGGTGCGTGACCGACGTCATCGGCGCGAGCGTGACGAGCCTGCGGCTCACGCGCGACGGCAAGGCCATGCTGCTGGGGTCGTTGGATAGCAAGATCCGGCTGATGGACCGAGAGAACGGCGCGTGTCTCAAGACATACGCGGATGGCGCGTGGAGGAACGAGGAATTGCGTGTGCAAGCcgtgctcggcggcaaggagaagTATGTCAttgccggcgacgagctcaCCGCTGGCACGGGGCCGGCAGGGTTgaacggcgacggcaagatCTGGGCGTGGGATCTATTGACCGGCAAGTTGATCGCAACGGTGAGAGTGCCAAGCCCAGAGGGCTTcgagccgaagaagaagatgctgGGGAAAgacggcaaggagaaggagaggagcAATGTTGTCAGCTGCATAGCCTGGAGGGACGATGGATGGGGAGACCAGTTCTGTGTCGGTGGCACATCAGGAGTGGCCACCGTCTTTGGCTCATTCTAG
- a CDS encoding HemK family methyltransferase, translating into MPRLPPSLTRRAHAVSPHVATLLPACRDISSAVTEFRWIRSHVAGVLKPPGARAAEARIARLCARRGRGVPLQYVLGSQPFGALDIKCRPGVLAPRAETEAYALHLAEMIRSGRLPGLRDRELRIVDFCTGTGCIALALYEGLARWAERLSIMGVDVSPTAIGLSRENLRHNADAGVLPPPTEAKSIVFQLSDVFDEAAMAVLPRCDVLVSNPPYISRKVWAYGRGQMGYSVRKYEPKIALVPGDTAPTYEGCDHADVFYARLLEVAGRLRPKALLFEVGDQEQAARVARLVRRNQYTRQATCELWRDWPDMTPEEDEACKVDVDLERLAVRGSGNVRSVVVFL; encoded by the coding sequence ATGCCTCGCCTACCGCCCTCCCTCACCCGCCGCGCTCATGCCGTCTCACCGCACGTGGCGACTCTCCTCCCGGCATGCCGCGAcatctcctcggccgtgacTGAATTCCGCTGGATCAGATCGCACGTTGCCGGCGTCCTAAAGCCGCCGGGTGCTCGGGCTGCGGAGGCCCGCATCGCCCGCCTCTGCGCAAgacgcggccgcggcgtgcCGCTGCAGTACGTCCTCGGCTCCCAGCCCTTTGGTGCGCTGGACATCAAGTGCCGGCCTGGCGTCCTCGCGCCGCGTGCCGAGACGGAGGCATACGCGCTGCACCTGGCCGAGATGATCAGGTCCGGCCGGCTGCCGGGCCTTCGGGACAGAGAGCTCCGCATCGTGGACTTCTGCACGGGTACCGGGTGCATTGCGCTTGCACTCTATGAAGGTCTCGCGCGATGGGCGGAGAGGCTGAGCATCATGGGCGTCGATGTTTCGCCGACTGCGATTGGGCTCTCACGAGAGAACCTGCGGCATAACGCTGATGCTGGCGTGCTGCCGCCACCGACCGAGGCGAAGAGCATCGTCTTCCAGCTGTCGGACGTATTTGACGAGGCGGCTATGGCGGTGCTCCCGCGATGTGACGTCCTGGTATCGAACCCGCCGTACATCTCTCGCAAGGTCTGGGCTTACGGCCGCGGCCAGATGGGCTATTCGGTGCGAAAGTACGAGCCGAAAATCGCGCTGGTGCCGGGTGACACGGCGCCGACGTACGAAGGGTGCGATCATGCCGACGTCTTCTACGCCAGGTTGCTGGAGGTTGCAGGCCGGCTGCGGCCGAAGGCTTTGCTGTTCGAGGTGGGAGACCAGGAACAAGCAGCCCGGGTTGCGAGGCTCGTCCGGCGGAACCAGTACACAAGGCAGGCAACCTGCGAGCTGTGGAGGGATTGGCCGGACATGACGCCTGAAGAGGACGAAGCTTGCAAGGTAGATGTAGACTTGGAGAGGCTTGCGGTTAGGGGAAGTGGAAATGTACGATCCGTGGTTGTTTTCCTGTGA
- a CDS encoding Aspartate aminotransferase, whose protein sequence is MKDHGRKSSWTTQLSPYLRGLKMKNIIPSPMTPHSPKSPQKQPGEGDSVFQIIHTPDRPERPISRTAIPDDEQCMKFLMSLQRQEEHKRGGIKTGLAMWPYPEKGEAEDRRCLRSVRVESVQFEEARLARTNSSGPARVVEVGRSLTKSTVTTRRSSHSTTPSVSDAEDDDEPIEEPRMPTHTAPLSPPPTLSRNQSRLDICTPRANTSRWSDDSVESLFSSRDQDSPCPQRETLRSSAEISSPTVFGDDSVELFSPTLLMPVKDRPATPFTDPRLRAMPGPTTPPPSDRIAQFVNVSPESVPRKYSWRSSRDTILNTAVPMSRLQSWSPEVPPKAEARKQQQHAEPEVYGDWADYYFEDGNFWHEYSDGEYEGDGTELEGDGDVDDEQNDEELEEEAEVEDENHTGRLGVNNGGIYPQYESFIEDYKANVMSITVTEV, encoded by the coding sequence ATGAAGGACCACGGCAGGAAGTCGAGTTGGACCACACAGCTGTCGCCGTACTTGCGTGGCCTGAAGATGAAGAACATCATACCGTCTCCAATGACTCCTCATTCACCAAAGTCGCCGCAGAAGCAGCCGGGCGAGGGAGACTCGGTTTTCCAGATCATCCACACGCCGGACAGACCCGAACGGCCAATCTCAAGGACGGCGATTCCGGACGACGAACAGTGCATGAAGTTCCTCATGTCGCTGCAGAGGCAAGAGGAGCACAAGCGAGGCGGCATCAAGACGGGCCTGGCGATGTGGCCATATCCCGAGAAAGGGGAGGCAGAGGACCGCAGGTGTCTCCGGAGTGTGAGGGTTGAAAGCGTGCAGTTTGAAGAGGCACGTCTCGCCAGGACCAACTCGTCTGGCCCGGCCAGAGTAGTGGAAGTCGGCAGAAGCTTGACCAAGTCAACAGTGACGACGCGGCGGTCGTCACACTCAACAACGCCCAGCGTCAGCGATgcggaggacgacgacgaacctATTGAGGAGCCCAGAATGCCGACTCACACAGCGCCTCTCTCGCCGCCACCTACCTTGTCTCGCAATCAATCACGCCTGGACATCTGTACGCCAAGAGCCAACACCTCCCGCTGGTCTGACGACAGCGTCGAGTCTCTCTTCTCGTCAAGAGACCAAGATTCCCCCTGTCCCCAGCGGGAAACTCTTCGCTCGTCGGCCGAGATATCATCGCCTACTGTTTTCGGTGACGACTCGGTCGAGCTTTTTTCACCCACGCTTTTGATGCCGGTCAAAGACCGGCCCGCAACGCCGTTCACGGACCCCCGCCTCCGAGCCATGCCTGGACCGACGACCCCTCCGCCATCAGACCGCATCGCCCAATTTGTGAACGTCAGTCCGGAGTCCGTACCGCGCAAGTACTCGTGGCGATCGTCCAGGGATACGATTCTCAACACGGCGGTTCCGATGTCGAGGTTACAGTCTTGGTCACCGGAGGTCCCGCCGAAAGCAGAGGCCAGgaaacagcagcagcatgccGAGCCGGAGGTCTACGGCGACTGGGCAGATTACTATTTTGAGGACGGAAATTTCTGGCACGAGTATTCCGACGGCGAGTACGAAGGAGACGGAACGGAGCTAGAAGGGGACGGTGATGTGGACGATGAGCAAAACGACGAGGAACTTGAAGAGGAGGCTGAAGTGGAAGATGAGAACCATACAGGCCGATTGGGCGTCAACAACGGGGGCATTTACCCACAATACGAGAGTTTCATCGAGGACTACAAGGCCAATGTCATGAGTATCACGGTAACGGAGGTGTAG